In Deltaproteobacteria bacterium HGW-Deltaproteobacteria-18, a single genomic region encodes these proteins:
- the dprA gene encoding DNA-protecting protein DprA, whose translation MDEFCASLALRHTTGLGPRTWKRLLAHYGDALAAASDFASWTARGLVSARVQAEFARGGWREKAEAERRRAESLGFSTVFFGHRAYPELLREIPDPPLFLYYLGDLALLTRPCVAVVGSRDASRYGLGMAESMAASLSAAGICVVSGFAQGIDRAAHQGALRGVGGTIAVLGTGLDLVYPASNADLWKQVAAHGLIVSEFAPGTRPEGMNFPHRNRIVSGLSLGVLVVEGALGSGSLITAELALAQNRDVFALPGPANLKTYQGCHQLIRQGACLVQSGEDILRELQPRLGALCAPEAPAPEPRLREPEDPEQCIVHRLLEGGEPLHVDTLIRRTGWAASKVSSTLLFMELQGIVKQLPGMYYALAT comes from the coding sequence GTGGATGAATTTTGCGCCAGCCTGGCCTTGCGCCACACCACCGGTCTTGGGCCACGTACCTGGAAGCGCCTGCTCGCGCATTACGGAGACGCCCTGGCCGCAGCTTCTGATTTTGCATCCTGGACGGCGCGAGGCCTGGTTTCGGCTCGTGTGCAGGCCGAATTTGCACGGGGCGGCTGGCGCGAGAAGGCCGAGGCCGAGCGGCGCAGGGCGGAGAGCTTAGGCTTTTCCACTGTTTTCTTTGGCCATCGTGCGTATCCCGAGCTGCTTCGCGAGATCCCCGATCCGCCTCTTTTTCTTTATTATCTCGGAGATCTGGCACTGCTGACCCGTCCTTGCGTGGCCGTGGTTGGATCCAGGGACGCCTCCCGCTATGGCCTGGGCATGGCGGAGAGCATGGCGGCGTCCTTGAGCGCGGCCGGGATTTGCGTGGTTTCGGGCTTTGCACAGGGTATCGATCGTGCCGCGCATCAGGGTGCGCTGCGCGGGGTGGGCGGGACCATCGCCGTATTGGGCACGGGCCTTGACCTCGTTTATCCGGCCTCCAACGCCGATCTGTGGAAACAGGTCGCCGCCCATGGGCTCATCGTCAGCGAGTTCGCGCCGGGGACCAGGCCTGAAGGCATGAATTTTCCGCATCGCAATCGCATTGTCAGCGGCCTTTCTCTGGGTGTACTGGTTGTCGAAGGCGCGCTTGGCAGCGGCAGCCTGATCACCGCCGAGCTGGCCCTGGCCCAGAATCGCGACGTTTTCGCCCTGCCCGGGCCCGCCAACCTGAAAACTTATCAGGGCTGTCATCAGCTCATTCGTCAGGGAGCCTGTCTCGTACAGAGCGGAGAAGACATCCTGCGGGAATTGCAGCCTCGGCTGGGGGCGCTTTGCGCGCCGGAGGCGCCCGCCCCCGAGCCTCGTCTGCGAGAGCCGGAAGATCCCGAGCAGTGTATCGTGCACCGTCTGCTTGAAGGTGGCGAACCCCTGCATGTCGACACCCTGATCCGGCGGACGGGCTGGGCGGCGAGCAAGGTCAGCTCCACGCTCCTTTTCATGGAACTTCAAGGGATTGTGAAGCAGCTTCCGGGCATGTACTATGCCCTTGCAACGTGA